Proteins encoded together in one Neobacillus sp. FSL H8-0543 window:
- the sspO gene encoding small acid-soluble spore protein O, with the protein MQRRKSNHVIPGANAAKGQGQGAGFNEEMANEPLTIKEKKNNKKRKKNQ; encoded by the coding sequence ATGCAAAGGCGGAAGTCAAATCATGTAATCCCAGGGGCAAATGCTGCGAAAGGTCAAGGGCAAGGCGCAGGCTTTAACGAGGAAATGGCCAATGAACCGTTAACAATAAAGGAAAAAAAGAACAATAAAAAACGCAAGAAGAATCAGTAA
- a CDS encoding small acid-soluble spore protein P, whose protein sequence is MNKNDSKDMRRNQPKQSGQPEPLSGSKKVKNRNHTRQKHNSHHDM, encoded by the coding sequence ATGAACAAGAACGATAGTAAGGATATGAGAAGAAATCAGCCAAAACAGTCCGGCCAGCCAGAGCCCCTGAGCGGATCAAAAAAAGTGAAAAATCGTAACCATACGCGTCAAAAACATAATTCCCATCATGATATGTGA
- a CDS encoding YpzG family protein, whose translation MSYRERLDQHSGLFHQAHTRRKHLNSQVNGETQVTHNTILARGNAKAHRMS comes from the coding sequence ATGAGTTACAGAGAGCGTTTAGATCAGCACTCAGGACTTTTCCACCAGGCACATACTAGGCGGAAGCATTTGAATTCTCAGGTGAATGGTGAAACACAGGTTACCCATAATACCATCTTAGCAAGAGGCAATGCCAAAGCTCATAGGATGTCTTGA
- a CDS encoding Hsp20/alpha crystallin family protein: MKSKKNFQPIDFNLVEKWLENYILDPLTTQDDLTQFRIDLYETDTEWIVEALLDEFDCSEIKVFIEEMKLVISAGKQSKSSNQIKKMRSIHFPFRVINQNVTAVFFNGILEVFISKTENGLGKNRFITLP, translated from the coding sequence ATGAAGTCTAAAAAAAATTTCCAGCCAATTGATTTTAACCTTGTGGAAAAGTGGCTGGAAAACTACATTCTTGACCCTTTAACAACACAAGACGACCTTACACAGTTTCGCATCGATCTTTACGAAACGGATACGGAATGGATTGTTGAGGCTTTATTAGACGAGTTTGACTGTTCGGAGATTAAGGTTTTCATTGAAGAAATGAAACTTGTTATTTCTGCTGGGAAACAATCCAAATCTTCCAATCAAATTAAAAAGATGCGATCCATCCATTTCCCTTTTCGAGTTATAAATCAAAATGTAACCGCAGTCTTTTTCAATGGAATATTAGAGGTATTCATTTCAAAAACAGAAAATGGATTAGGTAAAAATCGCTTTATTACATTGCCTTAA
- a CDS encoding Rdx family protein produces the protein MKNYQVTVEFCMQUNYAPKAASFAEELFNHFNRNITKMELIPSTGGVFEVTVDGNKIYSKLDTGLFPDTEEIINKIETM, from the coding sequence ATGAAGAATTATCAGGTTACCGTTGAATTTTGCATGCAATGAAACTATGCACCAAAGGCCGCGAGTTTCGCGGAGGAGCTATTTAACCATTTTAACAGGAATATTACTAAAATGGAGCTAATTCCAAGCACTGGAGGGGTTTTTGAAGTGACTGTGGATGGCAATAAAATCTATTCAAAATTGGATACAGGTCTATTTCCTGACACGGAGGAAATCATTAACAAAATAGAGACAATGTAA
- a CDS encoding GerAB/ArcD/ProY family transporter, protein MSPFLIYYSIMSMQIGLGAFNFQRRIAKATGYDAWISILFAGICLHIILWMIYKIAETVNGDIVSAHTYVAGNFLGKLLSIPFIGYFLMHSLATLRSFIEIIQVWMFPELSIFWFTFSFMLLCMYVVFGGLRAVVGMAFFSIVLPGYLVFTFGFNLPYTNFENLLPIWDHSVIDLLKGSFQMTLSFIGFEIVLFLYPFIKDPQRSKKWAHFAILTTTLLFTVFAIVTFAYFSEEQLQKALWPTLSMWKILKLSFVDRFEFIGIANWNLIILPNVCLSIWIGSRLVNRIFNIRQKKGVYLFIIPHLAAINFIHTREGIDLLNQSVAKIGFVFTMLYIPLLFIAVQIAKKVKTK, encoded by the coding sequence ATCTCCCCCTTCTTAATTTATTATTCGATTATGTCCATGCAAATCGGACTAGGCGCTTTTAATTTTCAGCGTAGAATCGCAAAAGCAACTGGCTATGACGCTTGGATTTCTATATTATTCGCAGGGATATGCCTTCATATTATTCTCTGGATGATTTATAAAATTGCAGAAACTGTCAACGGAGATATCGTTTCAGCACATACGTATGTAGCGGGGAATTTTCTTGGGAAGCTATTAAGTATTCCTTTTATTGGATATTTTCTCATGCATTCTTTGGCTACTCTTCGTTCATTCATTGAAATTATCCAGGTTTGGATGTTTCCTGAATTAAGCATTTTCTGGTTCACCTTCAGCTTTATGCTGCTCTGTATGTATGTTGTATTTGGCGGACTCCGAGCAGTCGTTGGAATGGCTTTTTTCAGTATCGTCTTGCCTGGATACTTAGTGTTTACTTTTGGTTTTAATTTACCCTATACTAACTTTGAAAATTTATTGCCTATTTGGGATCATTCCGTAATAGACTTGTTAAAAGGTTCCTTTCAAATGACGCTTTCTTTTATAGGCTTTGAAATTGTGCTGTTTCTTTACCCCTTTATTAAGGATCCGCAAAGGTCCAAAAAATGGGCCCATTTTGCGATATTAACGACCACGCTCCTATTTACAGTTTTTGCGATCGTAACTTTTGCTTACTTTTCGGAAGAACAACTACAAAAAGCACTATGGCCAACGTTGTCGATGTGGAAGATTCTGAAACTCTCTTTTGTAGATCGCTTTGAATTCATTGGAATTGCAAACTGGAATTTAATTATTCTTCCCAATGTTTGTCTCTCCATCTGGATCGGCTCTAGGCTAGTGAATAGGATTTTTAATATCAGGCAGAAAAAGGGTGTTTATTTGTTTATTATTCCCCATTTGGCAGCCATTAATTTTATTCATACACGGGAAGGAATTGACTTGTTAAATCAGAGTGTGGCGAAAATAGGATTTGTTTTTACGATGCTGTACATTCCTTTATTATTCATTGCTGTCCAGATTGCTAAGAAGGTGAAGACAAAATGA
- a CDS encoding Ger(x)C family spore germination protein, with product MKRLFLVLALLLQLSGCVEKKVIDDINIVIGIGFDHSRDKQILGTFLTQTYNADKSIGNQTFSSKAILRRDLLIKANRQSSQPLVTGGLGVTVVGEELGKRGMKDILDVYQRDVAIGARNFFAISEGKAQNILQGKYGTEGSGNYLYTLLDTHIKTKDLPKTNLHLLLRDYYQTGKDIYLPRLKQISNDQVEISGISLFNEDKVVGIIPSEKMFFFRLLVDKYSNGNFSVPKEKDGKASIKSIHSKHKFKISKKNPSEVTIHIRIKGTIQEYTGKEMQEKKEIEKIRKELEKEVEKECLQLVKHFQEQEIDPIGLGQFYKSRNRGFDFKKWEDDYKNLNVKIVCNVIIEGTSIIS from the coding sequence ATGAAAAGACTTTTTTTGGTTTTAGCCTTATTATTACAACTATCAGGATGTGTTGAAAAAAAAGTCATTGATGATATTAATATCGTCATTGGTATCGGATTCGACCATTCACGAGATAAACAAATTCTGGGCACTTTTCTAACACAAACTTACAACGCTGATAAAAGTATCGGTAATCAAACGTTTTCATCTAAAGCCATTTTGAGAAGAGATCTCTTAATAAAAGCGAATAGACAATCCTCTCAACCACTTGTTACCGGCGGTTTGGGGGTGACAGTAGTCGGGGAGGAGCTCGGAAAGCGAGGAATGAAAGATATACTAGATGTATATCAAAGAGATGTGGCCATAGGGGCCAGAAACTTTTTTGCAATTTCGGAAGGAAAAGCTCAAAATATTTTACAAGGAAAATATGGAACAGAGGGAAGCGGAAATTATTTATACACTCTTCTGGATACCCATATTAAAACTAAAGATTTACCTAAAACGAATCTCCATTTGTTATTACGTGATTATTATCAAACAGGAAAGGATATTTACCTTCCTCGGCTAAAACAAATAAGTAATGACCAGGTCGAAATAAGTGGGATTAGTCTGTTTAATGAAGATAAAGTAGTAGGTATTATTCCTTCAGAAAAAATGTTTTTTTTCAGGCTGTTGGTAGACAAGTACAGTAATGGCAATTTTTCAGTCCCAAAGGAAAAGGACGGTAAGGCATCCATTAAAAGCATCCATTCCAAACATAAATTTAAAATTTCAAAAAAGAATCCTTCTGAAGTTACTATTCACATTAGAATTAAGGGAACAATCCAAGAATATACAGGAAAGGAGATGCAAGAAAAAAAAGAAATAGAGAAGATTCGGAAAGAGTTGGAAAAGGAAGTCGAAAAGGAATGCTTACAGCTAGTAAAGCACTTTCAGGAACAGGAAATCGATCCGATTGGATTAGGACAATTTTATAAAAGTAGGAATCGGGGTTTTGACTTCAAAAAATGGGAAGATGATTACAAAAATCTGAATGTTAAAATAGTCTGCAATGTCATAATTGAGGGTACTAGCATTATTAGTTAA
- the selD gene encoding selenide, water dikinase SelD, with product MSKLEKIRLTSLSSKAGUGCKIGPEDLAQVLRLLPKQDPVPELLVGHETSDDAGVYRLTDTIALIQTVDYFTPIVDDPYMFGQITAANALSDVYAMGGEPKTVLNIVGFPIKKLGAEVLSDILRGAADKVKEAGAITVGGHSIDDQEPKFGLSVTGIVHPDKVWKNVGAKPGDVLVLTKPIGVGIITTGIKRNVVTSLQEQIVTETMATLNKVAAETLTEFQPHAVTDVTGFGLMGHGSEMARGSGVSFEISISKVPVLEGALELAKQGVVPGGSKSNHSWLKDDVVYEEILPEEQLVLCDAITSGGLLIAISEEEAKMYVDRLQSKGVAAASIVGKVTEKKEKLIYVSR from the coding sequence ATGAGTAAACTAGAGAAAATTCGCCTAACCTCTTTATCCTCTAAAGCTGGTTGAGGCTGTAAAATTGGTCCTGAAGACCTGGCGCAAGTTTTGCGTCTTTTGCCTAAGCAAGATCCTGTACCTGAATTATTAGTTGGACATGAAACATCAGACGATGCTGGTGTATACCGATTAACCGATACGATTGCTCTAATTCAGACAGTCGATTATTTTACCCCAATCGTGGATGACCCTTATATGTTTGGACAAATTACTGCCGCAAATGCTTTAAGTGATGTTTATGCGATGGGCGGAGAACCAAAAACTGTTCTAAACATTGTTGGTTTTCCTATTAAAAAACTAGGTGCCGAGGTTCTTTCAGACATTCTGCGCGGTGCCGCAGATAAAGTGAAGGAAGCTGGGGCGATAACAGTTGGCGGACATTCCATTGATGACCAAGAGCCGAAATTTGGTCTGTCCGTTACGGGTATTGTACATCCAGATAAAGTTTGGAAAAATGTTGGTGCCAAGCCAGGTGATGTCCTTGTTCTAACGAAGCCAATCGGTGTCGGGATTATCACAACAGGTATTAAAAGAAATGTAGTTACATCGTTACAAGAACAAATTGTCACAGAGACAATGGCAACATTAAATAAAGTAGCTGCTGAAACACTAACAGAATTTCAGCCCCATGCTGTCACCGATGTGACTGGTTTTGGATTAATGGGGCATGGAAGTGAAATGGCCCGCGGCAGTGGAGTTAGCTTTGAAATTTCTATTTCAAAGGTACCCGTGCTTGAAGGTGCGCTTGAATTAGCCAAGCAGGGAGTTGTACCAGGCGGATCCAAATCTAATCATTCTTGGTTAAAGGATGATGTGGTTTATGAGGAAATCCTGCCTGAAGAACAGCTTGTCCTTTGTGATGCTATTACATCTGGAGGACTATTGATTGCAATTAGTGAAGAAGAAGCAAAAATGTACGTAGACAGACTCCAGTCTAAAGGGGTCGCTGCTGCATCGATTGTTGGGAAAGTAACAGAGAAGAAAGAGAAATTAATTTATGTAAGCAGGTAA
- the selA gene encoding L-seryl-tRNA(Sec) selenium transferase has product MKEWLRSIPAIHELQSHGQFITLLEESHLDVTQLTKQLKEIISHIRTLLVKEQWQGSMPGTNQFTDEMFHLLEKQINKQFSFTIEKVINATGTILHTNLGRARLSDNAINHVIETARNYSNLEYKLNEGERGSRHSHVETLIKEITGAEAAMVVNNNAAAVYLVLRALAENKEVIVSRGQLVEIGGSFRISSIMEESGAALIEVGTTNKTHLYDYEKAIQPETAIVMKVHTSNFKVVGFTKSVETEELIQLSKENNLIFYEDLGSGALYDFRKHGIGEEPVVKEVIEMGADIVSFSGDKLLGGPQAGIIAGKKKMIDRLKKHQLARVLRVDKMTLAALEGTLLDYARGEKGIQNIPTLRDLLVSLDVLDDRSQGFVTKLLHETDKYLAEVLHDMSQVGGGTMPDVQLPTMVVAVKHHQLTAEQLGRRLRTECKPAIVGRIQKDAFIIDLRTVTLEEEKLLLQALINI; this is encoded by the coding sequence GTGAAAGAATGGTTACGCTCAATTCCTGCTATCCATGAATTGCAAAGTCATGGACAGTTTATAACTCTTCTTGAAGAGAGTCATCTGGATGTTACTCAATTAACAAAACAGCTAAAAGAAATAATCAGTCATATAAGGACATTGCTCGTTAAGGAACAATGGCAAGGTTCAATGCCGGGAACGAATCAATTTACCGATGAAATGTTTCATTTACTTGAAAAACAGATTAATAAGCAGTTTTCATTTACAATCGAAAAGGTAATTAATGCAACAGGAACGATTTTACATACGAATCTTGGAAGAGCCAGATTAAGTGATAATGCGATAAATCATGTGATTGAAACGGCTCGTAATTATTCAAACTTAGAATATAAGTTAAATGAAGGTGAACGCGGTTCAAGACATAGTCATGTCGAAACCCTAATTAAGGAAATCACGGGTGCAGAGGCAGCGATGGTGGTAAATAACAATGCTGCAGCTGTGTACCTTGTGTTACGAGCGCTTGCCGAAAATAAAGAAGTAATTGTATCTAGGGGACAATTAGTAGAAATTGGCGGTTCTTTTCGGATTTCGTCAATAATGGAAGAAAGTGGCGCAGCACTAATTGAAGTTGGGACAACCAATAAGACTCACTTATATGATTATGAAAAAGCGATTCAACCTGAAACGGCGATTGTCATGAAAGTACATACAAGTAATTTTAAGGTAGTCGGATTTACAAAATCCGTTGAAACAGAAGAATTAATTCAATTGTCTAAAGAGAATAATTTGATTTTTTATGAAGACCTTGGCAGCGGCGCACTGTACGACTTTAGAAAGCATGGAATTGGCGAAGAGCCGGTAGTTAAAGAAGTAATTGAAATGGGTGCTGATATTGTTAGCTTTAGTGGCGATAAACTGCTAGGCGGTCCCCAAGCAGGTATCATTGCAGGAAAAAAGAAGATGATCGACAGATTAAAGAAACATCAATTAGCAAGGGTTCTCCGTGTAGATAAAATGACGCTCGCCGCACTTGAAGGGACGTTACTTGATTATGCACGCGGTGAAAAGGGAATTCAGAACATTCCAACCCTCCGTGATTTATTAGTTAGTCTTGATGTATTAGACGATCGGTCACAAGGTTTTGTTACAAAATTGTTACATGAGACAGATAAATATTTGGCAGAAGTTTTACATGATATGAGCCAAGTTGGCGGGGGGACGATGCCTGATGTCCAACTTCCAACAATGGTTGTAGCAGTGAAACATCATCAATTAACTGCCGAGCAACTTGGCAGAAGGTTACGAACTGAATGTAAACCAGCTATCGTTGGCCGAATCCAAAAAGATGCTTTTATCATTGATTTAAGAACAGTAACACTTGAGGAAGAAAAACTCCTGCTCCAAGCATTAATCAATATATAA
- the acnA gene encoding aconitate hydratase AcnA: MVRNDVFNARSSFEANGKRYHYYRLSALEEAGIGKVSKLPYSVKVLLESVLRQYDGRVIAKEHVENLAKWGTAELKEVDVPFKPSRVILQDFTGVPAVVDLASLRKAMADLGGDPDKINPEKTVDLVIDHSVQVDAYGSNDSLRVNMDLEFERNAERYQFLSWAQKSFNNYRAVPPATGIVHQVNLEYLADVVHVSENADGELEAYPDTLVGTDSHTTMINGLGVLGWGVGGIEAEAGMLGQPSYFPVPEVVGVKLVGEMPNGATATDLALKVTQVLRSHGVVGKFVEFFGPGVSVLPLADRATIANMAPEYGATCGFFPIDDESLAYMRLTGREEDDINVVEQYCKANGLFFDPALEPVYTDVVEIDLSGIEANLSGPKRPQDLLPLSKMKEEFVKAVSAPQGNQGFGLQADELEKSAVIKFTNGEEATIKTGAVAIASITSCTNTSNPYVLVGAGLVAKKAVELGMEVPKFVKTSLAPGSKVVTGYLRDSGLLPYLEDIGFNLVGYGCTTCIGNSGPLKEEIEKTIAENDLLVTSVLSGNRNFEGRIHPLVKANYLASPPLVVAYALAGTVNIDFASEPLGKDKDGNDVFFKDIWPTTAEVNDVVKRTVTPELFRREYANVFGDNERWNEIKTSNEPLYTFDEDSTYIANPPFFEGLSPEPGEVEPLTGLRVVAKFGDSVTTDHISPAGAIGKNTPAGKYLLEKGVQPRDFNSYGSRRGNHEVMMRGTFANIRIRNQIAPGTEGGVTTYWPTGEVTPIYDACMKYKENGTGLIVLAGKDYGMGSSRDWAAKGTNLLGIKTVLAESFERIHRSNLVLMGVLPLQFKDGESAETLGLTGKETIDVLVDENVKARDLLKVTATDEAGNKKEFEVLVRFDSEVEIDYYRHGGILPMVLREKLKA; the protein is encoded by the coding sequence ATGGTGAGAAATGATGTTTTTAACGCACGGTCTTCTTTTGAAGCAAATGGTAAACGCTACCACTATTACCGTTTAAGTGCACTTGAAGAGGCTGGTATTGGCAAAGTTTCTAAATTGCCATATTCTGTAAAAGTATTACTTGAATCTGTTCTTCGCCAATATGATGGGCGTGTAATCGCAAAAGAGCATGTTGAAAATTTAGCAAAATGGGGTACGGCTGAGCTTAAAGAGGTGGACGTTCCTTTTAAGCCATCTCGGGTTATCTTACAAGACTTCACAGGTGTACCAGCTGTCGTTGACCTTGCATCTTTAAGAAAAGCAATGGCTGACCTTGGTGGGGACCCAGATAAAATCAATCCAGAGAAAACAGTCGACCTTGTTATTGACCACTCTGTACAGGTTGACGCTTATGGTTCAAATGATTCTTTACGCGTAAACATGGATTTAGAATTTGAACGGAATGCTGAGCGTTATCAGTTCCTAAGCTGGGCTCAGAAATCCTTTAATAATTATCGTGCTGTTCCGCCGGCAACAGGAATCGTTCACCAAGTTAACCTTGAATACTTGGCAGATGTTGTCCACGTATCTGAGAACGCTGATGGTGAATTAGAAGCTTATCCTGATACACTAGTAGGTACTGACTCTCATACAACGATGATCAATGGTCTTGGTGTACTTGGATGGGGCGTTGGCGGTATCGAAGCGGAAGCTGGAATGCTAGGTCAGCCTTCATACTTCCCAGTACCTGAAGTAGTCGGTGTTAAATTAGTTGGTGAAATGCCAAACGGCGCAACTGCTACAGATCTTGCGTTAAAAGTAACTCAAGTTCTTCGCAGCCATGGCGTAGTTGGTAAATTCGTTGAGTTCTTCGGACCTGGCGTATCTGTTCTTCCATTAGCAGATCGTGCAACGATTGCAAACATGGCTCCTGAATATGGCGCTACTTGCGGTTTCTTCCCGATTGATGACGAATCACTTGCTTATATGCGTTTAACTGGCCGTGAAGAAGACGATATCAATGTAGTAGAACAATACTGCAAAGCAAACGGTTTATTCTTCGATCCAGCATTAGAGCCAGTTTATACAGACGTAGTAGAAATTGATCTATCTGGAATTGAAGCTAACCTTTCTGGTCCTAAGCGTCCACAGGATTTACTTCCACTTTCAAAAATGAAAGAAGAGTTTGTTAAAGCTGTTTCTGCTCCACAAGGAAACCAAGGCTTTGGTTTGCAAGCAGACGAGTTAGAAAAATCTGCAGTAATTAAATTTACTAACGGCGAGGAAGCAACGATCAAAACCGGTGCTGTTGCCATTGCTTCGATAACAAGCTGTACAAACACTTCCAACCCATATGTTTTAGTAGGTGCTGGATTGGTTGCTAAAAAAGCAGTTGAATTAGGAATGGAAGTTCCCAAATTCGTAAAAACTTCTTTAGCACCGGGTTCTAAAGTAGTAACTGGATATCTTCGCGATTCAGGCTTACTCCCATACCTAGAAGACATCGGTTTCAACCTTGTTGGTTATGGCTGTACAACTTGTATCGGTAACTCTGGTCCATTAAAAGAAGAAATCGAAAAAACAATCGCAGAAAACGACCTATTAGTTACATCTGTACTATCAGGTAACCGTAACTTTGAGGGACGGATCCATCCGCTTGTTAAAGCAAACTATCTTGCTTCACCACCACTTGTTGTGGCTTATGCTCTTGCTGGAACGGTTAATATCGATTTTGCATCTGAGCCGCTTGGTAAAGATAAAGACGGCAATGATGTATTCTTCAAGGATATTTGGCCAACAACTGCAGAAGTAAATGATGTGGTTAAGCGCACTGTTACACCTGAACTATTCCGCAGAGAATATGCAAATGTTTTTGGCGATAATGAGCGTTGGAACGAAATCAAAACAAGCAATGAGCCTTTATATACATTTGATGAGGATTCTACTTATATTGCAAATCCACCATTCTTTGAAGGTTTATCACCAGAACCTGGTGAAGTTGAGCCGTTAACAGGTCTGCGCGTTGTAGCTAAGTTTGGGGATTCTGTTACAACTGACCATATTTCACCTGCAGGAGCGATTGGTAAGAATACTCCAGCTGGAAAATATCTGCTTGAAAAAGGCGTTCAACCGCGTGACTTTAACTCTTACGGTTCGCGCCGCGGTAACCACGAAGTTATGATGCGTGGAACGTTTGCAAACATTCGTATTCGCAACCAAATTGCACCAGGTACAGAAGGTGGAGTAACTACTTACTGGCCAACGGGCGAAGTGACACCAATCTATGATGCTTGTATGAAGTACAAAGAAAACGGCACTGGCTTAATCGTTCTAGCTGGTAAAGATTACGGAATGGGTTCTTCACGTGACTGGGCTGCGAAAGGTACAAACCTTTTAGGCATTAAAACAGTCCTAGCTGAAAGCTTCGAGCGTATTCACCGTTCAAATCTTGTGTTAATGGGCGTACTTCCACTTCAATTTAAAGATGGTGAAAGTGCTGAAACACTTGGCTTAACTGGTAAAGAAACAATCGATGTACTTGTTGACGAAAACGTTAAAGCTCGTGACTTGCTAAAAGTTACGGCAACTGACGAAGCAGGCAATAAGAAAGAATTTGAAGTACTCGTTCGCTTCGATTCAGAAGTTGAAATTGACTACTACCGTCATGGCGGTATCCTGCCAATGGTACTTCGTGAAAAATTAAAAGCTTAA
- a CDS encoding spore germination protein, whose translation MKRWLIKKSIHEDIKKTEWAQILAKSNDFKKAFYYNQKTNVRFCISFFNTLVDEKVVQQGILPSLLEGDFHSVDDIKKIVPLEDVQISDNPSKIEENLCNGYVLLTIETEERQFGLIGAKKEIVRNLSPPEVEISVIGPKEAFVESISTNLNLIRRRLPIKELIVEEYTIGSLSKTKIAVLHIEGITNQENVNTVRQRLKDVEFDAITDSSYIVQFLSDNSNSPFPQLLDTERPDRVAAILAEGKIAICVDGSPHVLITPTTFVNFFSAFEDYYLNWIIASFFRLLRMFSVFFSILVTPLYVAVLTYHYEIIPHDLLGTLISSRRIVPFPPVLEAVFLEMTIELLREAGARLPTKVGQTIGIVGGIVIGTASVEAGLTSNVLLILIALAALSSFTTPIYKMSNTIRVLRFPFLFFAHLWGLIGILFCFCILLTHLIRLTSLGRPFLDPFYPPRLVDLQDSLIRFPFRDQGMRPEFLRTENPIRYSMNKASIKKDIEE comes from the coding sequence ATGAAAAGATGGTTAATAAAGAAGAGCATCCATGAAGATATAAAAAAAACAGAATGGGCACAAATATTAGCAAAATCCAATGACTTTAAAAAAGCCTTTTATTACAATCAAAAAACAAATGTGCGATTTTGCATTTCATTTTTTAATACCTTAGTTGATGAGAAAGTCGTCCAGCAAGGTATCCTTCCTTCTTTATTGGAGGGTGATTTTCATTCGGTTGATGATATTAAGAAAATCGTTCCACTTGAAGATGTTCAAATCAGTGATAACCCTTCTAAAATTGAAGAAAATCTATGTAACGGCTATGTGCTACTGACCATTGAAACAGAGGAAAGGCAGTTTGGTTTGATCGGTGCTAAAAAGGAAATAGTCCGTAATCTTTCACCGCCCGAAGTAGAGATTTCTGTTATTGGCCCAAAAGAAGCCTTTGTTGAATCCATTTCGACAAATTTAAACTTAATTAGAAGACGATTGCCTATAAAAGAATTAATAGTGGAAGAATATACAATTGGGAGTCTATCTAAAACAAAGATTGCTGTCTTACATATTGAAGGGATTACAAATCAAGAGAATGTGAATACTGTCAGGCAACGATTGAAAGATGTTGAATTTGATGCAATTACTGACAGTTCATATATTGTGCAGTTCCTATCGGATAATTCGAATTCACCATTTCCTCAGTTACTAGATACAGAAAGGCCAGACCGAGTTGCGGCGATTTTGGCTGAGGGAAAGATAGCCATTTGTGTAGACGGTTCACCGCATGTTTTGATTACGCCGACTACTTTTGTTAACTTTTTCAGTGCCTTCGAAGACTATTATTTAAATTGGATCATTGCTTCATTTTTTAGATTACTTAGGATGTTTTCCGTCTTCTTTTCCATCTTGGTTACCCCACTTTATGTAGCCGTTCTAACTTATCATTATGAAATTATTCCACATGATTTGTTAGGGACTTTAATTTCATCAAGGAGGATTGTTCCCTTTCCGCCAGTGCTGGAGGCTGTGTTTTTAGAAATGACGATTGAATTGTTAAGAGAGGCTGGGGCGAGGTTGCCGACAAAGGTAGGACAGACAATTGGTATCGTTGGAGGGATCGTCATTGGAACTGCATCGGTTGAAGCAGGACTTACAAGTAATGTTCTTCTCATTCTCATCGCACTCGCTGCACTTTCTTCCTTTACAACGCCAATATATAAGATGAGCAATACCATCCGTGTACTACGCTTCCCTTTTTTATTTTTTGCTCACCTTTGGGGATTGATCGGCATTTTATTCTGTTTTTGTATTTTATTGACCCACTTAATCCGCCTTACCTCCCTAGGCAGGCCGTTTTTGGATCCTTTTTATCCACCAAGGCTGGTAGACCTACAGGATTCTCTGATTAGATTTCCTTTTAGGGATCAGGGCATGAGACCAGAGTTTTTAAGAACAGAAAATCCTATCCGCTATAGTATGAATAAGGCAAGTATTAAAAAGGATATTGAGGAATGA